A stretch of Halomonas elongata DSM 2581 DNA encodes these proteins:
- a CDS encoding L,D-transpeptidase family protein, with amino-acid sequence MTLLSRRRFGSLFAGLCLALLMPSLSHAGLMEAIQTRDESMDELLTHAGQPRYSNEVWILIDNEAASLSLYRGNTLLKYFSPISLGRGGAEPQRQRGGRVTPLGEFRVTRFNFDSKFHTFVGLNYPTPTHARMALQSGIYSQRDYDDYFAYYRRHGNPPQDTVLGGYIGIHGVGVADPEIHRRFHWTDGCVAVTDGQIDTLSSMIDIGTRVVIR; translated from the coding sequence ATGACATTGCTTTCTCGCCGCCGCTTCGGTTCGTTGTTCGCGGGCCTTTGCCTGGCTCTGCTGATGCCTTCCCTGTCCCACGCCGGCCTGATGGAGGCCATCCAGACGCGTGACGAGTCGATGGACGAACTCCTCACGCATGCCGGTCAGCCGCGTTACAGCAATGAAGTCTGGATACTCATCGACAATGAGGCGGCCAGCCTGAGTCTCTATCGCGGCAATACGCTGCTGAAGTATTTCTCGCCGATCTCGCTGGGCCGGGGCGGGGCCGAGCCTCAGCGCCAGCGCGGTGGCCGGGTGACGCCGTTGGGCGAGTTTCGTGTCACGCGCTTCAATTTCGACAGCAAGTTCCACACCTTCGTCGGCCTGAATTATCCGACGCCCACCCATGCGCGCATGGCGTTGCAGTCCGGTATCTACAGCCAGCGAGACTATGACGACTATTTCGCTTATTATCGGCGGCACGGCAATCCGCCCCAGGATACGGTGCTGGGAGGATACATCGGTATCCACGGCGTCGGGGTGGCGGATCCGGAGATCCATCGTCGCTTTCATTGGACGGATGGTTGTGTCGCCGTGACGGATGGGCAAATCGATACCCTGTCGTCGATGATCGACATTGGCACGCGGGTCGTCATCCGCTAG
- a CDS encoding DUF6586 family protein, producing the protein MTPRARTNQLLYQAELLLAVAPGDDEHAEARRMAAEEGALALLELALASLVQELTELTEHALPADGDWRRLLLSDEVRLAELERLRGLAERPDSWLARLLVRIEALRSSDGVARRSGGAAQGLIAVGGADDLGAELFDCLREAKREIGALRQTNEEW; encoded by the coding sequence GTGACACCCCGCGCACGAACCAATCAGTTGCTCTATCAGGCCGAGCTGTTGCTCGCCGTCGCGCCGGGGGATGACGAGCACGCCGAGGCGCGGCGCATGGCGGCCGAGGAAGGCGCCCTGGCGCTGCTCGAGCTGGCCCTGGCATCGCTGGTGCAGGAGCTCACCGAGTTGACCGAACACGCCTTGCCGGCGGACGGCGACTGGCGCCGGCTGCTGTTGTCCGATGAGGTGCGACTGGCCGAGCTCGAACGGCTGCGCGGTCTGGCCGAGCGCCCCGATAGCTGGCTGGCCCGCCTGCTGGTGAGGATCGAGGCGTTGCGCTCCAGCGACGGCGTGGCCCGCCGCTCGGGCGGGGCGGCCCAGGGGCTGATCGCCGTTGGCGGTGCCGACGACCTGGGTGCGGAACTGTTCGACTGCCTGCGTGAAGCCAAGCGCGAGATCGGCGCCCTGCGGCAGACCAATGAAGAATGGTAG
- a CDS encoding DUF3141 domain-containing protein, with amino-acid sequence MYAMMPPLPSAAMSLLDPFGFGRAACDYWGDALERGTLYLDVMRQRGNQYLEHIEKTKPNVLGFEAEVLLDGRDLPRPVNYELLRILPPEGVETDPNSRPFVVIDPRAGHGPGIGGFKSDSEVGVALRAGHPCYFIGFLPYPVPGQKVEDVVEAEIAFLRHVIACHPEASEKPMVVGNCQAGWQIMMAAALEPDIFGPILIAGAPLSYWAGERGRAPMRYTGGLVGGSWITALLGDLGAGLFDGAWLVQNFESLNPANTWWDKQYRLYANIDSEAGRYLEFERWWGGHVALGADEIQYIVDNLFIGNRLSTAQLVTSDGRRIDLRNLRSPVVVFCSRGDDITPPPQALGWVQDLYEDTEAIVANEQTIVYCVHDSTGHLGIFVSGSVSRREHTEFTANMDYIDVLPPGLYETTVTPAETHSDAELIERDYLLEFQRREVEDLDREVQHRPDDERRFATVARLSEINLGLYRLCWQPWVQALATPESARWMRRMHPNRLGYRLLSDRNPLMGAVPVLADRVRRGRQPVDDDNVFRALEGVMSTSISQSLEAWRIYRNGLIEQGFLTFYGQPVLQALVGLGGDTQALRRRPGDEPEHRRFVEQRRRTARDRIAEGGEHEAVMRSVIYVLGGAPASDERNFKRLRASRAELEPGIQLADFKHLVREQFFILKQDREAALEAIPTLLAGQSAKQIDAHLEHIDHVLAASGELSERASARLERVRGLFNAAKPKRAAGSRSRRSGPSTERDG; translated from the coding sequence ATGTATGCCATGATGCCTCCCTTGCCCTCGGCGGCAATGTCCCTGTTGGATCCCTTCGGCTTCGGGCGTGCCGCCTGCGATTACTGGGGCGATGCCCTGGAGCGCGGGACACTTTATCTGGATGTCATGCGCCAGCGTGGCAATCAATATCTCGAGCATATCGAGAAGACCAAGCCCAATGTGCTCGGCTTCGAGGCCGAGGTGCTGCTCGATGGGCGTGATCTGCCGCGTCCCGTCAACTATGAGCTGCTGCGCATCCTGCCGCCGGAGGGCGTCGAGACCGACCCGAACAGTCGGCCCTTCGTGGTGATCGATCCGCGTGCCGGGCATGGCCCCGGGATCGGCGGTTTCAAATCGGACAGCGAGGTGGGTGTGGCGCTGCGGGCCGGGCACCCATGCTACTTCATCGGGTTTCTGCCGTACCCCGTGCCGGGCCAGAAGGTCGAGGACGTGGTCGAGGCGGAGATCGCCTTTCTACGCCATGTCATCGCATGTCACCCCGAGGCATCCGAGAAACCCATGGTGGTGGGCAACTGCCAGGCCGGCTGGCAGATCATGATGGCGGCGGCCCTGGAGCCTGACATCTTCGGACCCATCCTGATCGCCGGCGCACCCCTGTCGTACTGGGCCGGCGAGCGGGGACGAGCGCCGATGCGCTATACCGGTGGGCTGGTCGGCGGCAGCTGGATCACCGCGCTGCTCGGCGATCTGGGCGCCGGGCTCTTCGACGGCGCCTGGCTGGTGCAGAATTTCGAGAGTCTCAATCCGGCCAATACCTGGTGGGACAAGCAGTACCGGCTCTATGCCAATATCGACAGCGAAGCCGGGCGCTATCTGGAGTTCGAGCGCTGGTGGGGCGGACACGTGGCGCTGGGGGCCGACGAGATCCAATACATCGTCGACAACCTCTTCATCGGCAACCGGCTGTCCACCGCCCAGCTGGTGACCTCGGACGGGCGACGCATCGACCTGCGCAACCTGCGCTCGCCGGTGGTGGTGTTCTGCTCCCGGGGTGACGACATCACGCCGCCGCCCCAGGCACTGGGGTGGGTGCAGGATCTCTACGAGGACACCGAGGCCATCGTCGCCAACGAACAGACCATCGTCTATTGCGTGCACGACAGTACCGGCCATCTCGGTATCTTCGTCTCGGGCAGCGTGTCGCGTCGCGAGCATACTGAATTCACCGCCAACATGGACTATATCGATGTGTTGCCGCCGGGACTCTACGAAACCACGGTGACGCCGGCCGAGACGCATTCGGATGCCGAGCTGATCGAGCGGGACTACCTGCTCGAGTTCCAGCGCCGTGAGGTCGAGGATCTCGATCGAGAGGTCCAGCACCGGCCGGACGATGAACGGCGCTTCGCCACGGTGGCGCGCTTGTCCGAGATCAACCTGGGACTCTATCGACTCTGCTGGCAGCCCTGGGTGCAGGCCCTGGCAACCCCGGAATCGGCGCGCTGGATGCGGCGCATGCATCCGAACCGCCTGGGCTATCGCCTGCTGTCGGATCGCAATCCGCTGATGGGGGCGGTACCGGTGCTGGCCGACCGGGTGAGACGCGGCCGTCAGCCGGTCGACGACGACAATGTCTTTCGCGCCCTGGAAGGCGTGATGTCCACCAGCATTTCCCAGAGCCTGGAAGCCTGGCGGATCTATCGTAATGGCCTCATCGAGCAGGGATTCCTGACGTTCTACGGACAGCCCGTTCTGCAGGCGCTGGTGGGTCTGGGCGGTGACACCCAGGCGCTGCGTCGTCGGCCTGGCGACGAGCCCGAGCACCGGCGCTTCGTCGAGCAGCGGCGGCGGACCGCCCGCGACAGGATCGCCGAGGGAGGGGAGCATGAAGCGGTGATGCGTTCGGTGATCTATGTGCTTGGCGGTGCGCCGGCCAGCGACGAACGCAATTTCAAGCGGCTGCGTGCGTCACGGGCCGAGCTGGAGCCGGGTATCCAGCTCGCCGATTTCAAGCATCTGGTGCGCGAGCAGTTCTTCATCCTCAAGCAGGATCGCGAGGCTGCCCTGGAGGCCATCCCGACGCTGCTGGCGGGGCAGAGCGCCAAGCAAATCGATGCCCACCTGGAGCATATCGACCATGTGCTGGCGGCCAGCGGAGAACTCTCCGAACGTGCCTCGGCACGCCTTGAGCGGGTGCGAGGCCTGTTCAATGCGGCCAAGCCGAAACGCGCCGCCGGTTCGCGGTCCCGGCGTTCCGGCCCGTCCACGGAGCGCGATGGCTGA
- a CDS encoding LysR family transcriptional regulator, which produces MTTPKLLNRLTFRQLQVFRTVYERQSYSRAAEALGLTQPAVSAQIRQLEQALGQPLFKYAGRTLHVLPAADALASSAHSIFEQVSRLQMSLSDLAGTISGELNLAAVSTAQYVVPHLLARFRAHYPNVQIRLRVCNRAQALTRLAEQRDDLVIMARVPEDDDLVFMPILDNEMIPVVWPGHPLLEMERPSLEDLARHYLLMREPGSGVRGALEEHAEAEDVELAHIIEMGTNEAVKQGVMAQLGVAVLPRLAVRLELEAGLLEHLPLPGFPLRHSWCTVYHRERFPTPVTELFLRFVRDHLDELHEHFAAEPSPLPSHGVACLPDTARP; this is translated from the coding sequence ATGACCACCCCCAAGCTGCTCAACCGCCTCACCTTTCGCCAGCTCCAGGTGTTCCGTACCGTCTACGAGCGACAATCCTACTCCCGGGCAGCGGAAGCCCTGGGACTGACCCAGCCAGCGGTCAGCGCCCAGATTCGCCAGCTCGAACAGGCGCTTGGCCAACCGTTGTTCAAGTACGCCGGCCGCACCCTCCACGTCCTGCCGGCCGCCGATGCCCTGGCCAGCTCGGCACACAGCATCTTCGAGCAGGTCTCGCGGCTGCAGATGAGCCTCTCCGACCTGGCCGGCACCATCAGCGGAGAGCTCAACCTGGCCGCCGTCTCGACGGCGCAGTACGTGGTGCCTCACCTGCTGGCGCGCTTTCGGGCCCACTATCCCAATGTCCAGATCCGCCTGCGGGTCTGCAATCGTGCCCAGGCCCTGACGCGACTGGCCGAGCAACGCGACGACCTGGTCATCATGGCCCGGGTGCCCGAGGACGACGATCTGGTATTCATGCCGATCCTCGACAACGAAATGATTCCCGTGGTCTGGCCCGGCCATCCATTGCTGGAGATGGAACGGCCGAGTCTCGAGGATCTGGCGCGCCACTATCTACTGATGCGTGAACCCGGTTCCGGCGTGCGCGGCGCGCTGGAGGAGCATGCCGAGGCCGAGGACGTCGAACTGGCCCATATCATCGAGATGGGCACCAACGAAGCCGTCAAGCAAGGCGTCATGGCGCAACTCGGCGTCGCCGTGCTGCCGCGCCTGGCGGTACGCCTGGAGCTCGAGGCCGGCCTGCTCGAACACCTGCCCCTGCCAGGCTTCCCGCTGCGCCACTCATGGTGCACCGTCTATCATCGCGAGCGTTTTCCCACGCCGGTCACCGAACTTTTCCTGCGTTTCGTGCGCGATCACCTCGACGAACTGCATGAACACTTCGCCGCCGAGCCCTCGCCCCTGCCCAGTCACGGCGTGGCCTGCCTGCCCGACACCGCACGACCGTGA
- a CDS encoding Lpp/OprI family alanine-zipper lipoprotein gives MTLKTTLKLTAAAASLAVLAGCASSSALEDVRTTAESAQADAAEARSIATQAQNTANQAQRDAQKALQMSQQNREEMNRMFERSMRK, from the coding sequence ATGACCCTCAAGACGACTCTGAAGCTGACCGCCGCTGCCGCTTCCCTGGCCGTTCTGGCTGGCTGTGCTTCTTCCAGCGCTCTGGAAGACGTGCGTACCACTGCCGAGTCCGCCCAGGCCGATGCCGCTGAGGCTCGCAGCATCGCGACCCAGGCTCAGAACACCGCCAACCAGGCGCAGCGTGACGCTCAGAAGGCTCTGCAGATGTCTCAGCAGAACCGTGAAGAGATGAACCGCATGTTCGAGCGTTCCATGCGCAAGTGA
- a CDS encoding ATP-binding protein: MPMRLSPFSRPLVAGHGVAASRIRQACIELGLQPVAALGGEASLIDEARAAGCDALHPGEGDAVRQAALAERCRHLGLRFLGAETALLEAMANDRTMRQSMREAGLPLATPDSDGEIVAMSLLADRFGRVLYLSPRQCRGDAAGAPLNGLTVERYRYLGELAARGVARLGVVGLVEMRFCVAGNRLGFVDMRPGPTGDEALDEALVGLDPLVKQLRVLAGEPLRERQSRVSLNGQARLWRLEPPSDGVFTGGPGVRLDRCEQGGQARLLVWGRRPEEVERRAWRVFAEWWGDEEASRRL, translated from the coding sequence ATGCCCATGCGCCTCTCTCCGTTTTCCCGCCCTCTGGTGGCGGGGCACGGCGTCGCTGCGTCGCGAATACGCCAAGCCTGCATCGAGCTGGGCCTGCAGCCCGTGGCGGCACTCGGCGGTGAAGCCTCGCTGATCGATGAAGCGCGAGCGGCGGGATGCGATGCCCTGCATCCCGGTGAGGGCGATGCCGTCCGGCAGGCGGCGCTCGCCGAACGATGCCGGCACCTGGGATTGCGTTTTCTGGGCGCAGAAACCGCGTTGCTGGAAGCCATGGCGAATGATCGGACCATGCGTCAGTCGATGCGCGAGGCCGGTCTGCCCCTGGCGACGCCGGACTCGGATGGCGAGATCGTCGCGATGTCCCTGTTGGCCGATCGCTTCGGGCGGGTCCTCTACCTGTCGCCTCGTCAGTGCCGGGGCGACGCCGCCGGGGCCCCACTGAACGGACTGACGGTGGAGCGTTACCGCTATCTCGGCGAACTGGCGGCGCGTGGCGTGGCCCGCCTCGGGGTGGTCGGGCTGGTCGAGATGCGCTTTTGCGTGGCGGGGAATCGACTCGGTTTCGTGGACATGCGCCCCGGCCCGACCGGCGACGAAGCCCTGGATGAGGCCCTGGTGGGGCTGGATCCGCTGGTCAAGCAGCTTCGCGTGCTGGCCGGGGAGCCGCTGCGCGAGCGGCAGTCGCGGGTGTCGCTCAATGGGCAGGCGCGTCTGTGGCGACTCGAGCCGCCGTCGGATGGCGTGTTCACCGGTGGCCCCGGGGTGCGACTCGACCGTTGCGAGCAGGGTGGCCAAGCGCGGTTGCTGGTCTGGGGGCGACGCCCGGAAGAGGTTGAGCGGCGTGCCTGGCGAGTCTTTGCCGAATGGTGGGGGGACGAGGAGGCCAGCCGACGCTTGTGA
- a CDS encoding L,D-transpeptidase family protein, whose translation MTRTSLFGYSTRLAMALGLAGALAAPLQAADGDLPPGHYRLPEKGDLIGEVTTVKADEKDTLIDIGHEHRIGYRAMVRANPGVSVWYPGEGTEVKIPGEFILPDVPRKGIVINVAEMRLYYYPPAKDGEPRTVQTYPLGVGRQDWETPLGNTTITQMVKNPAWYPPESIRQEHAAAGDPLPSVVPAGPNNPLGTRKMRLGIPGYLIHGTNKPEGVGMRVSHGCVRMLPDDAEALFDQISVGTQVRIINDSFKLGWSDGTLYVQAYPYLDEKQGTTIQRVTEALSQVEASIDSHDYPIDYGRLREVVEVPSGMPVALKASEEPEEPAPEPKSLYDHLELATAQPGLMDRLALDG comes from the coding sequence ATGACACGCACTTCCCTTTTCGGGTACAGCACCCGCCTCGCCATGGCCCTGGGCCTGGCCGGCGCGCTCGCCGCGCCTCTCCAGGCCGCCGACGGCGACCTGCCTCCGGGGCATTACCGACTTCCCGAGAAGGGCGACCTGATCGGCGAGGTCACCACCGTCAAGGCCGACGAGAAAGACACCCTGATCGACATCGGCCACGAGCACCGCATCGGCTACCGGGCCATGGTACGCGCCAACCCCGGCGTCAGCGTCTGGTATCCCGGCGAAGGAACGGAGGTCAAGATTCCCGGTGAGTTCATTCTCCCCGACGTGCCACGTAAGGGCATCGTGATCAACGTCGCCGAAATGCGTCTCTACTACTATCCCCCGGCCAAGGACGGTGAGCCGCGCACCGTCCAGACATATCCACTCGGTGTCGGCCGTCAGGATTGGGAAACGCCGCTGGGTAACACAACCATTACCCAAATGGTCAAGAACCCGGCCTGGTACCCACCCGAGTCCATTCGCCAGGAACACGCCGCCGCCGGCGACCCCCTGCCAAGCGTGGTCCCCGCCGGCCCCAACAATCCGTTGGGCACCCGCAAGATGCGCCTCGGCATTCCCGGCTACCTGATCCATGGCACCAACAAGCCGGAGGGTGTGGGCATGCGCGTGTCTCACGGCTGCGTGAGGATGCTGCCAGACGATGCAGAAGCCCTGTTCGACCAGATCTCGGTAGGTACCCAGGTGCGCATCATCAACGACAGCTTCAAGCTCGGCTGGTCCGACGGCACTCTCTACGTCCAGGCCTACCCCTATCTGGACGAGAAACAGGGCACGACCATCCAGCGCGTCACTGAAGCGCTCTCGCAGGTCGAGGCCAGTATCGACTCCCATGACTACCCGATCGATTACGGGCGGCTGCGTGAGGTCGTGGAAGTCCCCAGCGGCATGCCGGTGGCCCTGAAAGCCTCCGAAGAGCCCGAGGAGCCTGCCCCCGAGCCCAAGTCGCTCTACGACCACCTGGAACTGGCCACCGCCCAACCAGGGCTCATGGATCGCCTCGCTCTCGACGGCTGA
- the topA gene encoding type I DNA topoisomerase: MGKSLVIVESPAKAKTINKYLGNEYIVKSSVGHIRDLPTSGSGKAASDPKERARQAAATRKMSAEEKAEYRKRKAHDQLIRRMGIDPDHGWEAEYVVLPGKEKVVAELKKLADKADNVYLATDLDREGEAIAWHLRETIGGDESRYRRVVFNEITKNAIQEAFEDPGQLNMPRVEAQQARRFLDRVVGFMLSPLLWAKIARGLSAGRVQSVAMRLIVEREREIRAFVPEEFWDVHADLSPRDGNGETVRFELARQDGKTFRPTSETETLERIAALREANLVITSREDKPTRSRPNAPFITSTLQQAASGRLGFSVKKTMTLAQRLYEAGYITYMRTDSTNLSQEAVAGARDYIGEAYGKPYLPETPNRYTSKEGAQEAHEAIRPSDVTRRAGDLAGMERDAERLYELIWRQFVACQMTPAEYLSTTLTVEASGYELRAKGRVLKFDGYTRVMAPMGRKDEDQSLPDLAEGTALTLEALDPQQHFTKPPARYTEASLVKELEKKGIGRPSTYASIISTIQDRGYVRLENRRFYAEKLGDIVTERLKESFPDLMDYSFTARMEDSLDEVAEGQRRWRELLDAFYAEFREELKVAESEEGMRPNQPVPTDIECPTCGREMQIRTASTGVFLGCSGYNLPPKERCKTTMDLLPGDEAVAADAGEEAETDALRAKHRCPKCGTAMDSYLIDEQRKLHICGNSPDCDGHEVEEGRFRIKGYDGPTIECDKCGSEMQLKSGRFGKYFGCTNDTCKNTRKLLRNGEVAPPKMDPIPMPELACQKVEDHYVLRDGASGLFLAASKFPKNRETRPPLVVELQAHADELPEKYRYLLDAPSADPDGRPAQIRFSRKTKEQFVMTDDNGKATGWKATFADGRWQVEDKRK, translated from the coding sequence ATGGGCAAGTCACTGGTCATCGTCGAGTCGCCTGCCAAGGCCAAGACGATCAACAAGTATCTCGGCAACGAGTACATCGTGAAGTCGAGCGTGGGACACATTCGTGACCTGCCGACCAGCGGCTCGGGCAAGGCGGCCTCCGATCCCAAGGAACGCGCCCGTCAGGCGGCAGCAACACGCAAGATGTCCGCCGAGGAAAAGGCCGAGTATCGCAAGCGCAAGGCTCACGACCAGCTCATCCGGCGCATGGGCATCGATCCCGACCATGGTTGGGAGGCCGAGTATGTGGTCCTGCCCGGCAAGGAAAAGGTGGTCGCCGAGCTGAAGAAGCTGGCCGACAAGGCCGATAACGTCTATCTCGCCACCGATCTGGACCGCGAGGGGGAAGCCATTGCCTGGCACCTTCGCGAGACCATCGGCGGCGACGAGTCGCGCTATCGCCGGGTAGTGTTCAACGAGATCACCAAGAACGCCATCCAGGAAGCCTTCGAGGACCCCGGCCAGTTGAACATGCCGCGGGTGGAGGCTCAGCAGGCGCGGCGTTTTCTCGATCGGGTGGTCGGCTTCATGCTCTCGCCGTTGCTGTGGGCCAAGATCGCCCGTGGACTCTCCGCCGGTCGCGTACAGTCGGTGGCGATGCGCCTGATCGTCGAGCGCGAGCGCGAGATCCGGGCCTTCGTGCCCGAGGAGTTCTGGGACGTTCACGCCGACCTGTCGCCGCGTGATGGCAACGGGGAAACGGTGCGTTTCGAGCTGGCGCGCCAGGATGGCAAGACCTTCCGGCCGACCAGCGAGACCGAAACCCTGGAGCGCATCGCCGCCCTGCGCGAGGCGAACCTGGTCATCACCAGTCGTGAGGACAAGCCGACCCGCTCCCGGCCGAACGCGCCCTTCATCACCTCGACCCTGCAACAGGCCGCCAGCGGCCGGCTGGGCTTCTCGGTGAAGAAGACCATGACGCTGGCCCAGCGTCTCTACGAGGCCGGTTACATCACCTACATGCGTACCGATTCCACCAACCTCTCGCAGGAGGCGGTGGCCGGCGCGCGTGACTATATCGGTGAGGCATACGGCAAGCCTTATCTGCCCGAAACGCCCAATCGTTACACCAGCAAGGAAGGTGCCCAGGAGGCCCACGAAGCCATCCGGCCTTCCGATGTGACACGTCGGGCCGGCGACCTCGCCGGCATGGAACGCGACGCCGAGCGTCTCTACGAGTTGATCTGGCGCCAGTTCGTGGCCTGCCAGATGACGCCGGCCGAGTATCTGTCCACCACCCTGACGGTGGAGGCCTCTGGCTATGAGCTCAGGGCCAAGGGGCGCGTGCTGAAGTTCGACGGTTACACCCGGGTCATGGCGCCCATGGGGCGCAAGGACGAGGACCAGTCGCTGCCGGACCTTGCCGAGGGCACCGCCCTGACGCTCGAGGCGCTGGATCCGCAGCAGCACTTCACCAAGCCGCCGGCGCGCTACACCGAAGCCAGCCTGGTCAAGGAGCTCGAGAAGAAGGGCATCGGCCGGCCTTCCACCTATGCGTCCATCATCTCGACCATCCAGGATCGGGGTTATGTGCGTCTCGAGAATCGGCGCTTCTATGCCGAGAAGCTGGGTGACATCGTCACCGAGCGGCTCAAGGAGTCCTTCCCCGACCTGATGGACTACTCCTTCACCGCGCGCATGGAGGACAGCCTCGACGAGGTGGCCGAGGGTCAGCGTCGCTGGCGCGAGCTGCTCGATGCCTTCTACGCCGAGTTCCGCGAGGAGCTCAAGGTGGCCGAGAGCGAGGAGGGCATGCGGCCCAACCAGCCGGTGCCCACCGATATCGAGTGCCCCACCTGTGGGCGCGAGATGCAGATTCGCACCGCCTCGACGGGAGTCTTCCTCGGCTGCAGCGGCTACAACCTGCCGCCCAAGGAGCGTTGCAAGACCACCATGGACCTGCTGCCCGGCGATGAGGCCGTGGCCGCCGACGCCGGCGAAGAGGCCGAGACCGACGCACTGCGTGCCAAGCACCGCTGCCCGAAGTGCGGCACTGCCATGGACAGCTACCTGATCGACGAGCAGCGCAAGTTGCACATCTGCGGCAACAGTCCTGACTGCGATGGCCACGAGGTCGAAGAAGGCCGGTTCCGCATCAAGGGCTATGACGGACCGACCATCGAGTGCGACAAGTGCGGCAGCGAAATGCAGCTCAAGTCCGGGCGTTTCGGCAAGTACTTCGGTTGTACCAACGACACCTGCAAGAACACCCGCAAGCTGCTCCGCAACGGGGAGGTGGCGCCACCCAAGATGGATCCCATCCCCATGCCGGAACTGGCCTGTCAGAAGGTCGAGGACCATTACGTGCTGCGCGATGGCGCCAGCGGGCTCTTCCTGGCGGCCAGCAAGTTTCCCAAGAATCGCGAGACGCGTCCGCCCCTGGTCGTCGAGCTCCAGGCCCATGCCGATGAGCTGCCCGAGAAATATCGTTACCTGCTCGATGCGCCGAGTGCGGACCCTGACGGACGTCCGGCCCAGATCCGTTTCTCGCGCAAGACCAAGGAACAGTTCGTGATGACCGATGACAACGGCAAGGCAACCGGCTGGAAGGCCACTTTCGCCGATGGCCGTTGGCAGGTGGAGGACAAGCGCAAGTGA